In Festucalex cinctus isolate MCC-2025b chromosome 21, RoL_Fcin_1.0, whole genome shotgun sequence, one genomic interval encodes:
- the tmem200a gene encoding transmembrane protein 200A translates to MTAAAGVLTGLAKLKRQDSARSQQRPAPAATSTGVANAAQDGVPRKRKRRTDVVVVRGRLRLYSASGFFLLLGLLILAVGIAMATLGYWPQSSGQRPPGGGGAKMAATAEEPSGLNNTGRSQSIEGRPSRQPGGGALTRFLAQHRHSERMKMFGPFTMGIGIFIFICANAILHENRDKETKIIHMRDMYSTVIDIHRLRQNRRERNYARADDLVAAVAVDDVDDPLVAFSSECGAFAGLLAAPPGGARSIVSSSISAFTLPVIKLNNCVIDQPDADAITEEERHRRAPAASSEAPPRLQRSNSASSSSTSSASGCWLSPGAARPDFASDSPPHALGGHSKSLDLERQPSVLSVHHERRKHPSWPRLDRGGGGVKGYARLEDERAAPAAAGGRDYSKREKLLMISRSHNNLSFERDDLSGGAMKRGSSETRF, encoded by the exons ATGACGGCAGCAGCAGGTGTGCTAACGGGCTTGGCCAAGCTCAAGCGGCAGGATTCGGCTCGCTCTCAGCAGCGGCCTGCACCGGCGGCGACATCGACGGGCGTGGCCAATGCTGCCCAAGATGGCGTGCCGAG AAAACGTAAGCGTCGTACCGACGTGGTGGTGGTGCGCGGCCGCTTGCGCCTCTACTCCGCCTCGGGCTTTTTCCTGCtcctgggcctgctcatcctgGCGGTCGGGATCGCCATGGCGACGCTGGGCTACTGGCCGCAATCCTCGGGTCAAAGGCcgcctggaggaggaggagccaagATGGCGGCGACGGCGGAGGAGCCGAGCGGCCTGAACAACACCGGTAGAAGTCAAAGCATCGAAG GTCGGCCCAGCAGGCAGCCAGGAGGGGGCGCTCTGACGCGGTTCCTGGCGCAACATCGGCACTCGGAGCGGATGAAGATGTTCGGGCCCTTCACCATGGGCATCGGCATCTTCATATTCATCTGCGCCAATGCCATCCTTCACGAGAACAGAGACAAAGAGACAAAA ATCATCCACATGCGAGACATGTACTCCACCGTCATCGACATCCACCGCCTGCGCCAGAACCGGCGCGAGCGCAACTATGCAAGAGCCGACGACCTCGTCGCCGCCGTCGCCGTCGACGACGTCGACGACCCCCTGGTCGCCTTCTCCTCGGAGTGCGGCGCCTTcgccggcctgctggcggcgccccCCGGCGGCGCCCGCTCCATCGTCTCGTCGTCCATCTCGGCGTTCACGCTGCCCGTCATCAAGCTCAACAACTGCGTCATCGACCAGCCCGACGCGGACGCCATCACGGAGGAGGAGCGCCACCGGAGGGCGCCAGCCGCCTCCTCCGAGGCGCCGCCGCGCTTGCAGCGGAGtaactccgcctcctcctcgtccACGTCCTCCGCCTCGGGCTGCTGGCTTtcgcccggcgccgcccggccgGACTTCGCGTCCGACTCGCCGCCGCACGCGCTGGGCGGCCATTCCAAATCTCTGGACCTGGAGCGCCAGCCCAGCGTGCTCAGCGTGCACCACGAACGACGCAAGCACCCCAGCTGGCCCCGCTTGgaccgcggcggcggcggcgtcaaGGGCTACGCGCGGCTGGAGGACGAGCGGGCGGCGCCGGCCGCCGCCGGTGGGCGGGACTACAGCAAGCGGGAGAAGCTGCTGATGATATCGCGCTCGCACAACAATCTCAGCTTCGAACGCGACGACTTGAGCGGCGGGGCGATGAAGCGGGGCAGCTCCGAGACACGATTCTAG